The following DNA comes from Caretta caretta isolate rCarCar2 chromosome 25, rCarCar1.hap1, whole genome shotgun sequence.
CTACCCTGCAGCTTGAGCTCACAGGCTTGCTTGACCTAGAGAGGAGAACAGCATCCCCTTCTGAGACCAAACTGCCTTAGACCGGCAGCAACTGGGCCCATGAAACAGTTAGGGGTTGGAAAAGCTGGAGCTATGCAACACCTGGATTGCGCCCCAAGTTTGTGAAGGACAAATATAGCTATATTTCAAAATTCCACTTCTTTCCTTTGAGGCCCTCCTGCTGGTTGCCCACCAGCTAGTTCTCATTCTCAGGCTTCAGGGAAGCCTCAGGGCATTTCACAACTCCCCTCTGCGAGGGTGGGATGCAGCTAAATCTTATTTTATAGAGAAAGGAGCAACGCTGGCTTTTTTAGATAAGCCAAAAGCCTCTTCAAGGGCTGGAGCCTGTAGCTGCCCTTTGTAACTGGCACTCCTGAGTTACCCTGGGTTTAACCATTGCTTGAATGTTCCTTGATCATTCACCCGCACAGCAGCGTAGATTGCAGCAGTGCCAAAGGTCATTGCATCCCCAGGAAAGACCTCTGTGGCCATTACATTTCATGCTCGGCTCTAAGGCTTTAACTGCAAGGCCTTCCACGTGTTGTGGCCGAATCTCAGTGTCTCAAGAACAACCCAGTCACaggagcgggggagggagaagggactgTGTCAGCCTTGTCCTGGAATCAGTGTCATGTGGCCCCCTTGCTGTTATAGCACGGAGGAAACTCTCATCTTCAGGAACTGCAGCTTGCTGGGGGGCAAGACCATTTGCTGCAGATGTTTCCTACTGCAGAAGATCTGAATCAGGGTCTTGGGAAAGTCCTGCTTACAAGCATGCAAAGTGCTATGCAAATCTCCTCCCAGAAGCGTGGCAGGGGACTCGGCCAGGGAAGTGGTTTGCAACACTGAAAATCCATTCAGGTTTGTCCAGGGTAGCAGCTCTCAAGTCATCAAATCCCATCTCTATTTAGATCTCATCACTTGTTCCTGGTTTGCTGCTGCAGGCGATCAGCTCTCCACTCACACTGTGCAACAAGCAGCTTCCAGTCTGGGACTTCCCCACTGTCACACGCTTGATACTGAAACCTTCGAATTCTTTCAAAATAGTTTGTGTGCGCACAAGCAGTAATAAATCTGTGCTGCCATCCTCAAAGCATTCTGTACACAAGTGGCTGTAGCCTCACAACCTCATTACCCCCTtcttatacagatggggaaactgagtcacagaaagaGGTAACTTGCTCAAGTCCACGGCAAAGctgaaaatagaacccaggtctctgataCAGGGGATAGAATTCACTAGAggtgagttctattcccagtgctggcactggcctgctaggtgacgtttggcaagtcactttgcctcagtttccccctctgtaaaattatgatactgacctcctgtgtaagtCACTTTATTGCTAAGAGCCAGGGATCATGGCTACCACcctaaaaaccacacacacacacacacacacacaaagcagggACACTGATTCCGACAGGACGTGGGGCAAAGCTGAAGAGATCTGGCTTGACACTTTCCTGCATTTCCTCCTctaacacttctttttttttttttttaaatattagactCCCTTTGtcttatttcaaaaagaaaaacccaaccaAAATGCAGCTGTaaaaagcaggggtggggaaggaaaaccAGGCATATCTAAAGGCCTGGATACACTAAGAGACCTTGGGGGTGCAACACCTAACTACCTAGCCACTCCATGGAATCCACAAATCCTGGGTTAGGCTCCTGGGCTGCCCATTCAATACATGGGGAGAGAGGCCCTACCCCTGGGCTTAGAGTTATCAGGGAATCCTCCTCCTGCACCGGTCCTTTTGTGCAGAATCAGGAGTGCTCAGAGACCACCACCTGTTAGCGTTCCCCTCTGGCACtagtttactcctgacaccatATCACGTGCACCTTGTACACGCTAGATTTCAGGGCTGCCTCTAGCAGGTCCGGCTTCTGCACCacatatggactggctacagagcttccttcGCAGACAGATCACACCAGCCGTGTTCACTACAAGATCTTTGATGGACGGCCAAGTATGGCCGAGGTTAGCTTCAATAAGGGTTACTCACACAGTATCACCAAGTGGCTGAACCACAGAATACAGTCGAGCCTTCCATTACACCTCTCTGCACCTGCTCTGTGCTGGGAGGCAGGCACTGGGCAGGCATGCCCAGAGGTAGAAAATTTAGGATTCTAGAGAGATTTTTAGAGCAAAAGTTTAGGTGCCAagtgaatttaggtgcctacaaggTTAGGccacagctgagcaggggttttgtggacCTCCGCGGTGCCTAGACCTAGGAGCTAAGCTCTGAAGACCCTGTGTGGATCTAGGCAAAAATACCCTTTGGAAAATGGGACTGGACAGCCTGTGGCTTCTGCCAAGCCAGCTGCAAAGGTGAGTCCTCAGCACCCTCTATTGGGTGTTTGTCCAACAGGAGATGAACTGGCTCAGGAGGAGCCCAGTGGCATTCGGGGACGCTGCATCATTGGCCACAGTGAACAAGATGTTCCGAGTCAGAGGAAGCTTAGATGGTGAGAGTGTTGGCTGCCTTTTCACAGATGTAGGGGAAAAATTCGTAGCACGGGACATCATTCCAGTTAAGTGGCAGGGGTTGTTTGGTGGTCAGAGTTGCACAGTCCTCATTGTGATAGTTATCTGGCTGGGGAGAGAACCAAaatctggaggggaaaaaataaatggaaCGGTCAGGATCTGCATTTTAGAAACTAACGATGCAGATTTCTCTGCATCTCCGCTCTCCTTCCTGTGATGGGCCCTCCCCCCGGCTGCTGCACCCAAGGAAAAGTACGGCCCTGGCCCATCCTACAACATCAGGGGTGTATTGACTCAAGAGGCCTCTGTATGTTCGCACCCATGGGACTGCACAGACACTGCAGCCTGCCCCATGAGTGGGGATATGCAGAGCCCATCTCAAACAGCTTCAGTTACAGGTGAGCAATCACAATTTTCTGGGTCCAGATCACATGGATTTAGGGTGGCTATCAGGAAAAGCTTTCGAACAACAAGGAGTGATAGTACTGGAGCAGGTGACTTAGGAATGTTgtggaatccccccccccccactggaggggtgggcaaactacagcccgggggccacatcccgCCCTTcggatgttttaatccagcctttgacctcccgctggggagtggggtccggggcttgccccgctccacatGGCTCTCAGAAGCTgaggcatgtcccttctctggctcctacacataggggcagccagggggctctgcacattgCCCCTGCTCCaagtgccgcccccgcagctcccattggccaggtaccgcggccaatgggagctgcaggggcagcacctgtgcacggggcagcacgcagagctgcttggccactgccatgcctctgcataggagccagagtggggacatactgctgcttccgggagctgcttgaggtaagagccacctggagcctgcacccctgaccccctcccgcatcccaacttccagccctgatccccctcccaccctctgaacccctcagtcccagcccagagcatcctcctgcacccccaacccctcatcctcagccccaccccagagccccccacccccaagctggAGCCCCCATCCTTCCCACAccccccaacctgctgccccagcccggagctccctcctgcactttgaactcctcatttctggcaccatcccagagcctgcacccacagccagatccctcacctcccccccccccgcaccctaacccccaatttcgtgagcattcatggtccaccataaaatttccatacccagttgtggccctcggaccacaaagtttgcccacccctgggttagacaaacatctgtcaggaatgatctaatTATACTTAATTCTGTTTCAGcacttggggggggtggggggctggagaaaATGGACTAGCCGACTTCTTGacatcccttccagccttacatttctataatCATATTCCTACTTCTTCCTCTTCACCAggattattccagatttacaccaacaTAGCTGAACAGAATCTGACCTGCAGCATCCTAAGAGATCAGGCTGAaattccccaccctgctccctcatCAAAAGATAAAAGATGTCcaaaaaacacccccaaaccAAAACACACTACTGTTTGATTTTGGccacattttatatttttcaacagaaaaaaaaaaacaaacaaacaaagaccaAAACCAAAGTGAGCATCTTTAAATTCAAAATGGgccaattttcatttaaattttttttcactcaatttgccataaaaaaaaaaaaatcgaatgaaagagttttgtttgaaatttttaatGGAAGTGACTTTGGATTTTGCCGCTAGCCCTAGCGTCAACCCAGCCTGCGTTTGGCTCGGGAGCAAGCAGCTGTGTCCCATTCTGGTGCCCACAGCGCAGGAAGGAGGTTGATAAACTGGGGAAGGATCAGAGAAtgaggaaaggattagaaaacctgccttatcgTGATAAGCTATAGACGGAGCTCCTAGAGTCTAACAAAGATACAGGCTGAGGGGTGACTTGGTCAGTCAATATGTACCGACATGGCCAACAAATATTTGATATTGGGCTCTTCAAAGTAGCAAGCAGAGGTAGAACACAATCAAACGGCAGGAGGCTGAAACGAAGTAAgtgcagactggaaatatggcatACGTTTTATGagcgagggtaattaaccactggaacaattgacCATGGgtcatggtgggttctccatcgcggaccatttttaaaatcaggatgggacgtctttctaaaagatctgctcttattcaaacaggaattgtcctggggccagttatacaggaggtcagactagatgatctggtggggGGCGAGGGCAGGAGGAAGAAAGGGGGACAGGTTATCCTGTttgtgtaacgctgacagaccccagtcgtcagcaggtgggatcgaacctggggcttctggagcttagtgcatgagccaaaagccaactggctgtagagcagactcattttctctctctcttgaagtggtctcggtgccactagatgggaccgAACGCCAcccccagaaggtgtgtgggtgacATTTGTCCCCCTTCAGTGCGGCTGTTGAATCAATGCCTGCTCCCTCCTGCTCCGCTCTTAGAGAGCTGCTGTACGGCTGTGTGGGGAAGACATTCAGCGAGTGTCCTTCAGCCAGAGAGAGCACTACGAAGGACCCTGCTGTATTACACTTACTTCTCCATTTGGTTTAAGTCAGTGCCATCCACCCACTTCCAGGAGCCTTCTTGGGCCACATCCGTCAGGCCAATCCAATAATCCGCAAAGCTTTGCTGCTTGCTGAGAAAGTCCTGGAGAAGGTTACAGACAGCGCCGCATGAGGGATGCTTCAATGTTTCTACAAAGAAGCTCCACTCTGCTCTCAGCCACAAATCGCACCAGGCCACTGAACTGACAAAACAGGGCCCTTTCCCAAAagcagcagggggaagggatCCCAGCTGGCCCTGTTCACTTGGGAGAGGAGGGGTCCTTCACTGTGGTACGTGAGCTCCCCACTTTTCATCCCCAGAGATTTTAGCCCTGTTTTAGTTAGTGGTTTGTTATGGGACACCAGGGATCATGGAAGTCAGAACTGGCTCCTctattgcagtggttcttaacctggtcacggccaccctgcccttcccatgtCTGTCAACGAGGGAAAGGGCACGATCTTGGGGGTTCCTGGTATGGACAAGGTCAAGACTTCCACCAGCAAAGTCCCCCAGCGGCCTCAGTTCTGAGGCCATTTTGCTGCTCAGCGCCTGGCCTGGTGCTCGAACGTGGCATCCCCCCACCTATCTCCCTGTGGGGCCTGAGCTGGTAGGCATTGTTAGAGGCCACCTCAGAGCGCTCCGATCGGAGGGGGCCCACAGAACAGTGCTGGAGGAGTCCAGCTTAGTCCCTTCCTTCAGCACTGGGGCCATGTGAAAAATTCAGCTAGAATTTGGGGCCCACAGGAAAAGCTCCTATTCCTTAGGCACACGCCCCGCCATTTGGGGCCATTCACTGCCTTCTGGAAGTGGGTCTGCAGTGTCTTGACCACTACCCATGCACAAGGCAGAATGGCCAACTAGCAAGCCAGGCATTCACCCCCTAGGCTGGAAGGAGATTGAGGCAAGAAGTGAGTCAACCCCTTGCCCCGCAGgggcagggaacaatcctgcagcaGCTCTTAAGCGCTATGCAGTAGCTAAGGAACACACAAGCCCTGTGCTAAGGGTCATGGGACAGCTCCGGTGGAAATGCCTTGGGCCAGGGCAATTGACGTGGGGGTCCTCAGCACTTCCCAGAGCATGGGCTTGCAAAAagaggcattaaaaaaaaaataaataaaaatctacgGCCCTAGGAGGCTCCATGATAGTAAGAGGCTCACGTTACCTGCTCCTCCCGATCGGAAATGACCACTAGCTCGGCCTGTTCCCTCTGGCAGCTTCTCCTGCTGTCATTCCATGATAAAGGACTTGGAGAAAAGTAGTAACACCTCCCTTTGTTTGAAATCCATTGgtaggggcagaaggtacagctgATGTctgaggagggaggagagggaaactGAGCACACCTTGGCTCAGAACAGGGGGCCGCGTAAGAACAACCAGCGCCTGGACTCGGCGCTTGTGCCCCTCCCGCCGGCTAGGCAGCTGCCATCTCCGCTCCGGACCTTTGCCCGAGGCAGCAGGAGAGAGCGGCCTTCGCAGCTGAAGCGGGCAGCAGCACATCTGCCCTTTTCTTGAGGCCCATCCGAACAGGTGGGTGTTCAGAGCTGAGACTAGgaacctggactcctgggttctactgcCAGCCCCGCCATCTTAagagtcacttccctgctcagGGCTTTCCTTTCACCCTCTGTGAAACGGGGACAATGGCACCGTACTCACTGCGGGGCTCTGAGGTGTTGGAGGACGGGGACTCCAGGGCGCAGATCTTTGTGTGCAACGCCAACTGCAGTAACTGGGAGTATCTCCCTTCCGCTTGCTGCAGTTTGCTCTTGGCTTGCTTGGATTCCTCTAGAAGCTGCATGTTGCCAGCTAGGAGCCGGGAATCTAGCAGAGGGAGAAGATACCACGTCTGAGTGGGGCGGCCCCTTCCCAAAGGCAGTCTACTTCAGCATCAGTCTCACCATTGACAATGAAAGCTAGGCCAATTGTGGCCTCAATCGATGGTCTCTCCTGGCCTTTAATCAGGAGGCTGCGCAGGTCTGAAAGGTCTGTGTGAACAGTGTGGGGACTCAGGCTGCCAGAGAGGACATTATGGGAGCTGTCTCCAAACCCCAGCCGTCACACCGGCCATCTGGTTTTTCTGTTGCATTAAACTATTTTCTTTAGGTTGATCTAACTGACCCCTCCAGCCTTGGGGATTTGAGGTGCCCATCATGCTAGGCACGGATTGGCCACCCTAGAAGCAAGTCATTAGGGATGAAATTGTGGAGAGTgagtgagggagggaggtggaggagatgcTAAGGGAAAAGGATGCATTTGCTGGAGGTTTAAGATCTCAAATCTAGGGCTCGGGGGCAGAGATCttcccgatgaagtgagctgtagctcacgaaagcttatgctcgaataaatttgttagtctctaaggtaccacaagtcctcctgttctttttacggatacagactaacatggctgctactctgaaaccgaggAAAGGAGGTTCACCTAGAATAGAGGCACCCCACTTTCCAAGTCAAAAAAGTACTGTACAACTATTTCACTACCGACAAGTTGTTCCCACATGACCCGTGTTGAGTCACCGTTGCCAGCTTCTGACACAATAGCTTCCTGAGTACACTGCTCAGAGGCAAGGATGTCCTGCCATCCACTAGCTGACTGTTGGAAACGAGTTTATTATGAAATAGCGAACCAGAGGACTTAGGAGGAGTGTTTCAGGGAGGCCCAGTGGGCTGAGGATCTCTGAGCACACTTCAGCTGGGGAAAGCATTGTTCTCTCCATTTAacagggcggcggggggggggaaccccaaCCCTCGTCCTTTCCATCAAAAGTACTTACACAGGATACTCAGGGAAATTAACGCCACTAGGAACAGCACACAGAGAATCACCACTGTTGCTAGCCAAGCCCACGGAGACGTCTTCTGGGCAGGGGGCTTTGATTCTGGGTGtccagggagaaaggaaaaagaacaaacacacacacatcacactgGTGTGCATTTGGTACAGACCCTACGCAGTATCAGCAGCAGAAGGAAGAAAGtcataggccagatcctcagcttgcgCAACTCAGCACAGTTGCTCCAGCGGCATAcgttaatttacaccagctggtcCTTAGCATTCAGAAATAGCTACAGCATCCAGTGTCCT
Coding sequences within:
- the LOC125627265 gene encoding CD209 antigen-like protein C, with the protein product MDPEAEVTYADLKFLPRSQETDVKKAESKPPAQKTSPWAWLATVVILCVLFLVALISLSILYSRLLAGNMQLLEESKQAKSKLQQAEGRYSQLLQLALHTKICALESPSSNTSEPRNISCTFCPYQWISNKGRCYYFSPSPLSWNDSRRSCQREQAELVVISDREEQDFLSKQQSFADYWIGLTDVAQEGSWKWVDGTDLNQMEKFWFSPQPDNYHNEDCATLTTKQPLPLNWNDVPCYEFFPYICEKAANTLTI